The DNA segment GGCTACCTCGCGAAGTGTGACTTTACGATTTTCCATCGGTAAGGTGCCAACGTTGACCATTCTGCGCTTCTCCAATTATTGACGTTAAAGCGCAGAATACACGAATATGCGTAAACACAGTTGCGATGCCTAACATTTAATCATGACGCAGCGCCGGCCTTGGGACGGCAGTACTTTTAAACCTTCCCTGCAACTCAGATCATGTCTTGCATTCCCGATACTTTTCCAACGACCCCAATATGGGCAAAGTCTCGCTCAGCACAAAAACCACCCCGGGGGCGGTTTTTGTGCTGGTTCAAACAGGAAATTTTTATGATTGTTTTCAAATACTTAGCATTACTTCTTCGAAAATGAATAAAGCAAGCTCGGACAAATTGGATGCAGGTTTGTTTTGTAATCTTTAAAAAATAACCCACGAACATACAAACAGGAAAAAAATTCCGTTAGAAATCAACGCCGACTCCTGTGAATAAGGGTGGTTTTTGTGACCCACAGGGTGGTTTTTGTGAAGGGTCGACCTGAAATTGGGCAACCCCGGCGAAAATTGGGACGTTAGGGGTGGAAATTGTGTTGCGCGACTCATGCCAAACAGAATCGATGGTCAATCCAATTCGGGGCGACGCGCGACGGGGCGACCACTGGAACGGGGTGGTTTTTGTGTTGACACCCTTCTGGCGACTGATAAAGTTTCAGCATTAAGGTCGAAACCACCGCATGGAAAACAAAAATATCTCTGTTACGCCGCACCAGCTTGCCTTGGACATCTATGACGACATGTCCGCTCAAGGCACGGCTATAAGCGGTGCCACGAGGGATATTGGCTTCCTCAGGAATAACATCTTTACCCGTGTAGGCGGGCTCGGAATTGCCGCGCGGCGGGTGCTTGACGCAGCCTACTTCATTGTGGCAACAAAAGCGCCTGAGGAGCTTTCCGACGATCGTGTCTACACCTTCACAGCCGAAATCAATTATTTCAAATGGCTGATGCGCTACGACAGCCGTAACCATAGCCACCTAATCTCGTTGATGCGAGCCGCCGCCAAGGCACGCGTCGAAATCATGACGGCTCCGTCTATCGAAGAACTGACAGAGAAAGATTCGTGGGGCACCATCGGGCTGCTAGGCGACTGTTATATCGAGAGAAATGTTGTCTGCATCCTGCTGTCCGGGCGGCTTATCAAATACCTAATTAGCCCGTACAAAGCGCACTGGCTGAGTTTGCGCGCGTCGACAGCATTTTCGCTTTCGCTCGCGCGCGCTATCTATGACCGGCTCATTCCCTGCGAAGGGCCGGGCGTGACGGAGTGGTTCGCATACGAAGACGTGCTGGAGTGGCCTGGCAAAGTGGGCGAATCGCGTAAGGAATTAAAGGAATTTAAAAAGCGTTTCCTTCAGCCCGCGATCGAGCAACTGAACGAAGTCTCCGATTTCGATGTCAGTTGGGAAGCTAACGCTGAGCGCATTGCACCCGAGAAATTGAAGCTTCGTTTCAGGTTCACCAAAAAGCAAGGCGCGGACGCTGCCCGCGCCGGCATCCAAGATTCCATGTATCTCGTGCTTCACCATGAGTTCGCCTTTGATTCCCCCGACTTCGAACGGCTCGCGAAAAATCGCGCCGTCTGGACCGACGCTCGGCTTGAGCAAGCGATTGAATACACTCGCTTCCAGCTCGACCGTGGTGCGATTACAGTCAGCCCAAAAGGATATTTGTTCAAAGCGTTGGAAGGCAGTTATCGGATTGGTGAAGCGGACCGCAAGATGGCCGCACTCAAACTTGCGCACGCTGCGGAAAACAAGAAAGACGCTCTGGCGCGCGAAGTCGTCACGGCGAACGTTAACGCCCATCGGCAGGCACAAGAAAACGTCGCTAAAGCCAAGATGGAAGATGAAATTAGAGCAGGGCGCGACTTCTTCGGTTCCTCCGATGCACAGACGCAAAGCGATCTGTTTAATTCGTTCGTTGGGCAGCGGATACCGCAACGACTCATTGAAAAACAGGAACTGACTCGCGAATTGCTGACGCCAAGCAATATCCTCACGGCAAACCGGGTTGTCGCCGATGCATTTTGCTCGCATGTCTTCGTAAAGATGAAAAAAGCGCTGTCCGCTCGTCAAGGCTGATGCGATTTTAACTGCACACAGACGATAAACTGCCTAATGGTCAGGAGAGTGGCGCGCACGGAAATGAACGCCTATTACCCGCTTTGAACGACACTGGTGAAGAGGCAGTGCTCGTATTGAAGGCTGATTCAGTCGTGTTGACCGTGATAAAGCACTGCACCGAGGACCGGCCCGTGATTACGCGCGCTAATCCGCTTCATTCGGGCAGTGGTGATTAATGTAAGCGTCGATAGGATTGGCGAATTTTTCCGACGCAATGTTGAGCCTCCTACGGAATCGAAGCGCCACATCGTGACATGTCATCGTTCACTACTATGATATGGACACAATCGCTGCTTTCAAGCGATTGCGCGCCAGCCGACGCAAATCCGAAACCGCCGTGGAAGATTTCGGCCAGGCTCTCGATGAGTAAAGTTTGTCGTTACTGCTTAGCGCACATAAAAGGCCGTTGAACTCTAATCTGGCGGATGTCGCTTGAACGCAGAACGAGTAGCGAGGCATTGAGCTTGCACCGCCGGCTAGCCGAACCGAGCCCGAGTCATACTTCTACGTTGTCTTTTGCAGCGAAGATAATTGCAAGTCGAGCACGAGTGGCATCTGTGTCTCGAAGAATCAGACCGCCCAATGTCAACTCGGTAGAATACTTCATGGTGTACGCGAGTACAGCTTCTTCAAGGCTTGTTGAAAAACCAATAGCGCGAAAGTAAGTAGTAAGGGCCGAGTGAATGAAACATGTTAGCGAAGGAAGCAGCCACCAAGCGCTATCAGGTTTCTACACTCGACCGCACGGTTCCGTGTTGTACTGCTCGCATGAACAGATCTCCCGTGGACTTGTTACGTCTGGCGATACCCAGTACCTCAGCTACGCGATCGTTATAACGCACCAGTGTCCCACGAGGAGGCTGTTGCTTAAAACGAGCAATGTTATTAGACAGAAACCAGACGCCTCAAATCTGTCACTTTCCGTCTTTTGATGTGTCATCGATGACGGTCATTTAGCCTATTGAGCGGCAAAGAAACGTGCAGGAATTTTTCGTAAGGCGTTCTCCGATCCATGGACGCGGCGTATTCGCCGATACCATTATTGCGCACGCCGACTATTTGCTGGAATACAAGGGCGAAGTGCTTTCTGAACGCGAGGCCAATCATCGGGTTGCGCGCACGAAAGCGTGGAGGGCCGCACGTCATTTTTTTGGTTTAGGCGACGGCCGGGCGATCGATGGAACCGTTAGCGGAAATTCCGCATGCTGGATCAGTCAAAGTTGTGAAACGAACCGAGAGGCCGAACAGGACGGCGATCGGATGTGTACCCGTACTATCGAAAAAATCAAACTTGGTGAACAAACCTTCATTGATTATCGGCTCGACACTGGAAGCCGTACTACTAAGAAGTTGACGGCGACCTATGGCCGTCGATGTGGTGCTAAAAATTGTCGCCTGACGATGCTCTACGTGCAATGAGAGGCAGAAAAATTGCAAAACATTCATCAACTGTAGCTCAACGTCACGCTTAAATCGAACCTGCGCCGTTCCATCTGTTGGCACTCCGTATCAATTTGCTTAAGATAACGTATCGCCAGCGTACATTAATCGGGCAAATAAAGTTCAGCTGACGCGCCGTCGCAGTCGACGATCCCGCACCGCCCGTCGAACCTGTAACACTTCGAAAACAGAGGAGATCGATTTTTATGCCGGTCGCACTTGCATGCCTGCGAGCTGCATCCGCAACAGCGTTGCGGTCTGCATTTGGACGTCCCGAGAAGCATAATAAACAATTAAACTTCCGAATCGTCGATGCTTAGCAGCCTCAGCCATGTTCTCCGTATGTCAGCTGAGACCAAGGGCAAGTCTTCGACCATTGCCGTTGACGGTAAAGCTTTTGTGCAGCATCCTGAACGGGAGCGGGCACTGTTGAGGGTGGCGGGAACCCGAGGCTAGCGCGCAGCAAATATTAATCGATTATCTTAAAACCTCTCTTGGTGCCGACCTAACGCAAGATGGTAAAGATTGACCAACAAAAAAACTCTTGAGAGGACCTTTGATGAACAAGCAAGAACATGTTGATGCAGTCGCGGCACAAACCGGCGCAAGCAAGGCTTTGACCAGCGAGATCGTAGATGAGGTCCTAGTAGCGATCACGCGAGCAGTGGTGTCAGGTGATACCGTTCAATTAATCGGCTTTGGTTCGTTCGGTAAGAGGGCACGTGCCGCTCGCGCGGGGCGCAATCCAAAAACCGGCGTACCGCTGCAAATCGCTGCAGCTACCACAGTAAAGTTCACTGCAGGAAAAGGCTTCAAGGATAGCGTCAATCAGTAACGCCCCGTGTTTCCGGCAGTTTGCGCGCTAGTAATCCCGACGTGCTCATAGGCGGTGCAGTGTTAGCATTGGGGTCGATACGCTTGCGTTATGATTCGTTTGACTCGGCTTAGCTCTGAAAAGTGACAAAGAAAGAAGTGCGTGCAACATTCATATGAACCAACCCTTGTGGAGGATGGCCGGGTCGTTATGTCCACGGCATTGAACGCTGGTCGCGAAGTAAGCGCACTGATCACGAAGACGGCGTTAGAGCAGTACTTCTGGTCGCGCCCAGATGCAAACGAAGGCCATGTGCTGCGTATATTTGCTGACGGCCGCCATCGCATCGCGGCCGTCACGCGACGTTTGGCTTTACGTAGCGGTTCGACAAAAGTTCGCCTTGATGAGCAAGACTTTTAGCAGTAGGCGCTTACGCTTTCAACACGCTCAGATACTTTGAGCCCTTATCGGTTTTGCGGTGACGCGTAGGCCTGGTTAATTTTTAGATTCAATGTATTGCAGTAGCCAAACCTTGAGCCACCTGACAAAAATTTGTTTGCATATTGGGCTCTCGCTCTTATCTAAATTGGCGAGCGAAACATTCGGAGTTTCATTTTATGAGTCGTACATTTGGACGCCCAGGTTCGCGAGGCAGCGGTCCACGTCCAGCGCGCCAGCACCCGCCGAGCAGCGCGCCTCAGACGCAAAAAAAACACTATGTAAAACCCGTTCAGGCAAAGGATACGACCCAGACAGCATCTATATTTAAGACTCGAGCGTTCAAAGTACTCGTCGACACCGTTGGTGCCGAAAATGTGGCATTGGGTCTCGACTCGAATCTGGCCCGCATCGCGGAATTGGTCAGCGGTGAGCGTTTTACGCCCGAGACGGCGTTTCACATGGAAACGTCGCTTGGTCTTCCCGATGGTTTCTTCGATCATCCAAATCCGACGTTGCCACCAAACGTGATCGCACGACTGCGTTCCCCGCTGGAAAATAGGCCGAATGACAGCGTTTTTGATGAACCCGTGGAGCCTTCACCGAGCCATCAGTCCGCCGATCATATAGAGCACCCCACGGTGAGCGAAGCTGTAACAGCCAAGGATGTTGATATGCCAAGAAAGACCAGCACCGCTCCCGTACCGGCTAGCAAAAAGGGCAAAGTGGTTGCGCCGAAAGGTACCAGCGCAAGCGCGAAGAATGAGCAGCCGGAGAGCGTTTTGAAAGCGGCTAAGGCGGTGCAGCAGCAGTCGCTTGAACTGGCGAGCACGCCGTCGGTCACTGAGGTTCGACAAGCAAACCTTCATGTCTTGACTGCTCGCAATGGATCGAAAGCGCTGCTGAGCCGAATGTTGAATCTAAGCCAGTCAAACATGGCGCATCGGCTGCACGGGAAGAAGCGTTTGGACGATGTTGAGGCGAAGCGATTTACCGATGTATTGGAGCTGCCAGCGGGGTGGCTCGACACGCCGCGACAGCCGGATGACGTGCCTGGTCACGTGAACGAACTCCTCGCACCGACCTCGAGAAGACGTAAGAAAGTGATGCCAACAGCAACGAGTCCAAAACCGCAAGCGGCGGCGAGAGATGATGTGGACGAAACCAGTGCGGTGTCTCCATCGCAAAATGTTGGCGTCTCGGAGAAAGACGTGATGAGCAACGCGATGGAAAATGTCACGACTGCGATGGCGGCTGCACCCTTACTTAAACCACCCGTTGAACAGGTTGAGGTTGCAGACCAGTTTAACCAATTGTCGAGTACCAAGGAAGATTTGGCTAACGAAGCGTTTTCGCTTTCAGTAGCAAGCGACCTTGCTCATCTGCGTGGCATTCCACCCATCGCTGAAGCATTGCTGAAGACAATTGCTGCGAAGGCGCGGACGGGTCATTTGAATGAAACCACGGCGTTGGAACTCTTGCAACAAATGGTTTTGCTCTGATTAAGTATTTCTTCCTGGACCCATTGTTTGATTGATCAACACATCACTTTTCGTTTAGCTTGTCCGGGAAGCGGGGGGCAGCGGCACAAACAGGTTTGTGCAGATTTAGGTCGGTCAGACGCCGCTGAAACAGGTCGTCGAAGCGTCGCATCTACGGGCTCATCGAGGAAAGGCATCTATCAAGCCGAGCAGCGGTATGGCGGTCAATCGGCGTCTAGCCTGACGGATGATGCTGAGCCGGAAGATATCGCAGGTCACTATCTTCGAAGTGGCGGGGCTTGATATCTGCAGCAAATTTTGACTATTTTCGCCGCAACGCTTGTACCACATCTGCGCAATTGCGCGGTTAGGAAGCGAGTCTCCTGACGCCGCACACCCCCAGCGATTCTCCCAATAGAGAGCGAGCGTTTGGGCAGCTTCGCGATGACCAAAGCCGAATGCCATCTCGTACTCGCCTTTGCGAGCTCGACGTCAGGCGCCTCGCCCCGTCCAAGACGGGCGCTATCGCCAAGCGCCGCAGCCGAAAATCCCTTCCGCTTGTCTTGCACGTTTTCATCCTTCAAGACGTCTCCAAGGATGCGATTGGCTAACTCCGGGTCGCTGTCGCCGCCCGTGCCTGCAAAGAGCGACAACGCGTAGCGACGCGCAACGCTGGATGCTTATCGATACCGACCTGCACAAGAAGTTTCCGGCCAAGATACGGAGCGCCGGCGATTGTTGATAACAGCAGGGCGTTGGCGGTCGTGGCAATGGACTCGAGTGGCGCAAAACCCGATCTATACGCGGATACAACATGTCGATAGAACTGTTCGATGTCCAACGCCGTATCGTGAAGCTTAAGCGCTAGCCACTCTCGATGGATTTGGTTAAACCAACTCAATTCGGCCATATCAACTTCCTCGTGTAACAGATGCGAGACATACTACTCTCGATGCGTCGAAGCTTGAGTCAATGACAGTCTGTGTTACGACTTACCTAACCTACTGAGCGATATCCGGCTCAAATTGTCGTTTTAAACGGCGACGAAGGCTCCAGGGATCCTTCTTTGTGCTCGCTATATTTTTGGAATGACGGGGATTTTCGCATACCCGATCCGGGGGACGAGACAAGAAGAAGCTTGGATCGCGCAAGGCAGATCGAATCTAAAAAAGAAGGATCAGGGAAGTCTCAATGAACTTCCATCAAGGCAAATGGATACCGATGGTTTTGGAAGCGACAATCTATACCACCTCCCGACTCAAGCATCAAAGTACAGGAAATAAAGGTAAGTCTGTGGTCGCAAAGTAGTGTCGTACATGGATGTAGTGCTGTGATTTGACTAGTTTGTTTGCATAAATCAAGCGGCATGGCATAGTGCAAGTATTTACTATCGGAAGTACTATGCCCACACTCGAAGTCATTCAAGAAAAGCTTAAGAGGTTGCAGGCGCAAGCCGACGCGCTGATCGCAAAGAAAGCGCAGTCTGCATTGGACCAGATTCGTCGCCTGATGCTGGAACACGGATTAACGACCGAAGATATCGAAGCCAAAGCAAAAGCGAAGCGGGAAGCGAAAGGGGCAGGCAGTCCGATTGTTACGACAAAGCGGAAAGCATCCAATGCCCTTGGCACTAAAGTCGCTCCGAAGTTTCAGGATCCGAAGAGCGGTGCCATGTGGACCGGCCGTGGAAGCGCACCGGCTTGGATCGCGAAAGCAAAAGATCGCACCAAGTTCTTGATTGAAAACAATGCGGTGGCGGCGCACGTCACGTCTCCCGCAGTCAAGAACGCTAATGCAACGGCTACCGCGAAACCCCGCGGGTACCGAACGGGACCGCAGCCGGCTAAATATCGCGACCGCAAGTCAGGCGCAACATGGAGCGGTAAAGGCCGCGCACCCGCGTGGCTCGCGAACGTCAAAGACCGCACCAAATTCTTGATTGAAGAGGCGGGTGCGTCGCCCGTCACTGAACTCGCGACCAAAGCGACGCGTAAATCGCCTGCAGCTGCCAAAAAAGCGAGCGCGGCCAAAAAAGTATTGCGGAGGGTTGCGGCGAAGAAGGCCACTGTCAAAAAAACAACTGCTGTGAAAAGTGAAGGGAAGGAAACCCCGTCGAGGAAAGCCGTGGCTGGACGCAAGAAGGTTGCGGCTAAAAAGTCAGGACCGGTCGCGAAAAAGAGAGTTGCAAAGAAGGCGACTCGATTAAGCAATACAGCGTCCGCACCGACAGTGGCTGACGCTGTCAGCGATCCACAAGCAGCGTTGACAGCGCCGGCAGTGTAAATCTAGCTAGAGTAAGTAGGGCGGCCTTTCGGCCGCTCGCTCCTGTTGCAACCAGCAGGACCCGCAGCCCTGTTTTTGGATTCAAACCGCAGGCGGTCATGCATGATTCGCCGACATGCACGGCACGCGGGTACCACGGCTCGACCCCTTCCGAACCTGCCGTGGCGTCGGCTCATCTCAGAGCCAAGCACCATGCGAAGGTTATCTTACTTTGTGACGGGTCAGCCTCATCGTAGAGCTGCCGCGATTTCAATGCGTGTCGGCATTCGGCGCAGCACGATCGCTTCATCGTCCATTTCGATGTAGCCAGCATTCGCAAATTGAGTCAACCAGCCGTCCATGGGCCAAAATCCCCAGCGCGCGCGGAAGAGTCGTGCGTTGGCAACGATGCTTGTAAGGTGATTGAGCGGCGGATCGAAGCTAGGATGGAACTGATGGAACGCGCGCGCCTGGATGAACTCTATTGGCACTCCGGTTTCCGCCGCGCGAAAGCCAAAATCCGTGTCTTCTGCGCCGTAGCCGCGGTATTGCGTATCGAAGCGGCCGATTTGCTCGAACGTCTCACGTTGACACGCAAAGTTGAGTGACCAAAAGAGGGCGTGCGGCACGGTTTCACCGCTGCATCGCCCCACATGAAGCGGATGGGGCGCTCCGTATTGCGCAAATAGGTCCATTGCCGTTTCAGTGTTCTCCAGGGCCGAGGGAAGGTACAGCACCTCGCCTTGGTACAGGACGTTTTTTGAGAGGGCAAGTTTATCGCGATAAGCTGCCAACAGATCCGGCGCAGGAACACAGTCCACATCGAGAAATACAAGGTCATCACCAGGTGCATTGTCGACGGCAGCGTTGCGAGCGGCTGCGAGCGGTAACTTGTCGTCGCCGCTGTCTAGGGCGCAATGAACGATCGGGAAACGCGAGCTTTCCCACCGGAAGGGCGTTTCATTCATCTGCACGATAACGAGCGCAGCCGGCGGTACCGTCGACTGCTCAAGGCCACGGATCATGTTGAGCAAATGACCGCGACGACCGTGCACGAGAGTCAAGACATTCATCGCCCTACCTCTTGTGCCGTGCGCGTGATAGCCGACGCGGCGCGCTGCCCGCCGGTGCCGTCTGCGAACGTGGTCCAGTTCGCAGGCGAGAGCTCTGCGGCGCGATCGAGCAATGAGGGCCACGATTCCGCCGCAGGCCAAACCGCGCAGTGTATCGCCAGACCGGCTCCACCAAGCCGTTCTCCGACGGATTGTTGTTCGCCAAACGGGCGAACTTCAGGCACGCAGATAAATCGACAGCGCAGATCCGCGATCTCGCTCACGAGACTGTCGCCCGCTGATCCTACGACAACATGTGCGGATGTGAGCCATGGGAGCGGATCGTTGACCATGCCGAGCAGCTGGAGGTTTGGCGGCGTTGGAATCGAAGGATCGTCGGCGACTGGTCCAAGCACAGTCCATTGCCAATCATGACAAGCTCGTGCGGCATCGACCAACCGTGCGACAGTCAATTCCGTACCACCGAAGCCCGTAATGACTGTCACATGCCGGTGGTTGGTTTGTCGCATGGAAGGGGAACGACCGTAGCGCGAAATTGATCCGACGTAATCCGTTTTGAGCGTCCACTCCAGAGGCGTGTCAGGTTCTTCAAGCTGTGCAGGATAGGGCGCAAGCAAACGGCTCGCGCATGCGTAGGCGAGCGTATGAGCTTGATCGAGACGATGTCCGCGTTGACGCACATAGACCGTCGGCACGCCGCAAAGTCGCGCAAACAGCGCAACCTCGACAGATACGTCAACGACCAATAAACACGGCCAGCTTGATCTGAACCAGTCAACCATTGCGCCCATGCGCTCCCTAAGGCCAGCTACAGCCAACGGCGCGTAGTGAAGGCCTACCGGAGTATCAACGAGTGTGTGCTCATCGTAGTCGCTTGGGAGGTGACAAAGCGTTACGTTGGCAAGCTCGGTTTCGCTAGGCAGGCTGCTGCCGAACAATGTCACGGAGCCGGGCAGGTGGGCTGCGATCGTCAAGGCGCGCGTAACGTGTCCTGCTCCCTGATGATGCGCGTAATAGCCGACTGTTGTCTCAGCCATAATCACGAACCTTTAGCCGGGCCAAGTTGGCGAGTAGAACCTCATAACGAGCGACCATTAGATCTATATCCCAGTGCGATGAAGCATGGCGGCGACACGCGGCACGATCGAGCGTGCGTGCGCTGAGCAACGCTGTGGCTAGTGACGCTGCGTCGTTGGCCGAAGCAAGCACGCCCGTCTCGGCAGTCAAAAGTTCAGGAATTGCACCTCGAGAGAATGCCGCGACCGGCGTGCCGCAGGCCAGAGCCTCAGCCGCGACGAGTCCAAACGGCTCGTTCCAGCACGGCGTGACGAGGCAGACGCTCGCACAACCAAGTTCTTCAACAAGCTCGGCCCTCGACAGGTGACCCAGATAAACGACATTTCTCGAAAGCCGGGGCGCGATCTCTTCGTCGAAGTACGCGCGGTCAATTGCCTGCCCCGCGATGCGTAATGGAATTCCTGCAAGTTGGGCTGCGTCGATCGCGAGATGGGCGCCCTTGTCGGCTACAAGCCGGCCATACCAGAATGCGTGGTTGCCAATAGGTCTATGCGTCGGCCGCCATTGCTCCAGGTCAATACCATTTGGAATGACGTGACAGTCGGGCGTCAGTTCCTCCCAGTCTGCTGCATTGGAGCGCGACACCGTGCAGTAGTTACCGCCGCCACGTCTGTGCTGAGCGGAAATGGCATTGATCATTTCAAAAAATGGTGGCGTATGCAGAACGGTCAGCATCGGCGTGGCGATCATGCCAGACATTGTGACGGGAACGT comes from the Burkholderia sp. PAMC 26561 genome and includes:
- a CDS encoding replication initiation protein, encoding MENKNISVTPHQLALDIYDDMSAQGTAISGATRDIGFLRNNIFTRVGGLGIAARRVLDAAYFIVATKAPEELSDDRVYTFTAEINYFKWLMRYDSRNHSHLISLMRAAAKARVEIMTAPSIEELTEKDSWGTIGLLGDCYIERNVVCILLSGRLIKYLISPYKAHWLSLRASTAFSLSLARAIYDRLIPCEGPGVTEWFAYEDVLEWPGKVGESRKELKEFKKRFLQPAIEQLNEVSDFDVSWEANAERIAPEKLKLRFRFTKKQGADAARAGIQDSMYLVLHHEFAFDSPDFERLAKNRAVWTDARLEQAIEYTRFQLDRGAITVSPKGYLFKALEGSYRIGEADRKMAALKLAHAAENKKDALAREVVTANVNAHRQAQENVAKAKMEDEIRAGRDFFGSSDAQTQSDLFNSFVGQRIPQRLIEKQELTRELLTPSNILTANRVVADAFCSHVFVKMKKALSARQG
- a CDS encoding SET domain-containing protein, producing MQEFFVRRSPIHGRGVFADTIIAHADYLLEYKGEVLSEREANHRVARTKAWRAARHFFGLGDGRAIDGTVSGNSACWISQSCETNREAEQDGDRMCTRTIEKIKLGEQTFIDYRLDTGSRTTKKLTATYGRRCGAKNCRLTMLYVQ
- a CDS encoding HU family DNA-binding protein, producing the protein MNKQEHVDAVAAQTGASKALTSEIVDEVLVAITRAVVSGDTVQLIGFGSFGKRARAARAGRNPKTGVPLQIAAATTVKFTAGKGFKDSVNQ
- a CDS encoding DUF1488 family protein, which produces MSTALNAGREVSALITKTALEQYFWSRPDANEGHVLRIFADGRHRIAAVTRRLALRSGSTKVRLDEQDF
- a CDS encoding H-NS family nucleoid-associated regulatory protein; this translates as MPTLEVIQEKLKRLQAQADALIAKKAQSALDQIRRLMLEHGLTTEDIEAKAKAKREAKGAGSPIVTTKRKASNALGTKVAPKFQDPKSGAMWTGRGSAPAWIAKAKDRTKFLIENNAVAAHVTSPAVKNANATATAKPRGYRTGPQPAKYRDRKSGATWSGKGRAPAWLANVKDRTKFLIEEAGASPVTELATKATRKSPAAAKKASAAKKVLRRVAAKKATVKKTTAVKSEGKETPSRKAVAGRKKVAAKKSGPVAKKRVAKKATRLSNTASAPTVADAVSDPQAALTAPAV
- a CDS encoding glycosyltransferase family 2 protein, with the translated sequence MNVLTLVHGRRGHLLNMIRGLEQSTVPPAALVIVQMNETPFRWESSRFPIVHCALDSGDDKLPLAAARNAAVDNAPGDDLVFLDVDCVPAPDLLAAYRDKLALSKNVLYQGEVLYLPSALENTETAMDLFAQYGAPHPLHVGRCSGETVPHALFWSLNFACQRETFEQIGRFDTQYRGYGAEDTDFGFRAAETGVPIEFIQARAFHQFHPSFDPPLNHLTSIVANARLFRARWGFWPMDGWLTQFANAGYIEMDDEAIVLRRMPTRIEIAAALR
- a CDS encoding glycosyltransferase family 4 protein, whose product is MNPSRLKIGILTHIKHPIREPFAGGLEAFTHDITQHLKHRGHDVTLFAHPDSALRLNAVPMAPVGSYRGDAVKHEHDTLSSDFIAEHHAYMDCLQGIDAYEFDIIFNNALHYVPVTMSGMIATPMLTVLHTPPFFEMINAISAQHRRGGGNYCTVSRSNAADWEELTPDCHVIPNGIDLEQWRPTHRPIGNHAFWYGRLVADKGAHLAIDAAQLAGIPLRIAGQAIDRAYFDEEIAPRLSRNVVYLGHLSRAELVEELGCASVCLVTPCWNEPFGLVAAEALACGTPVAAFSRGAIPELLTAETGVLASANDAASLATALLSARTLDRAACRRHASSHWDIDLMVARYEVLLANLARLKVRDYG